Within the Osmerus mordax isolate fOsmMor3 chromosome 21, fOsmMor3.pri, whole genome shotgun sequence genome, the region AGCCTTGCGGACTAGGATTGGTCGACATCATGTCTGTATTTCAGGTGGAGTTTACAATTCGTGAGGCCAGTAAGAAGACTCTCATGACAGCCTACATTGGCCCCGCCTCCACTGACCCCATATCAAGCGCCTGGAACTCAGTGATGATCAAGGTAAGCAGCCAAAGACAAGCATGGTCACATCACCTCAACCCCCAGTCGACACCATGCAACAACTGTGCCTTTTCGACTACAACAGCTGTATACTCAAACCGTGAGCGTTTACAAAAGCAAGTACCATTGAACGGCAATGAACTCTTGAACTCTTTCTGAGTGTGAAATGTCGTGTGCGCAGAACAAGTGCTGTGGCTTCGATAACTCCACGGAGGATTTCAAGAACTCTGTGTTCAGCACCAACACTGGCCTGCTGTACCCCAAAGCCTGCTGTGTGAACATGAAGGATCCCATCTGCGACGGCCTCACCATAGAAGAGGGACTACTGCACAAAGCGGTACCAACCCAAACACACCCCAACCAAAAGAGCAGGGAAGCATTTCAGGGTTTTAAAGTTCTTCTTTATTAACCTGGTATTTAGCAGGCGAGTCAGAgtcgaagaaaaaaaaagaaggtctGCTTTAAACTCTAAGCCCTGTGTACTACATCTGGAAGGTTCCACAATGCATCACTGATAACATTTCACTGAGCTGTAAGCACTCGTgacttcttcctgtctctcgctTTCCCAGAGCTGCCTTTCCAAGCTTGTCACCGTGATCAAGGACCAGAGCGTCATCATCGGCTCCACAGCTGCTGTCATCTGCATCATGGAGGTGAGTGGTATATACTCTGACTGTGCCTTTGAGATGGGTGGTATAGATTCTCACTGTATCATGGAGGTGAGTGGTACAGACTCTCCCTGTATCATGGAGGTGAGTGGTACAGACTCTCCCTGTATCATGGAGGTGAGTGGTATAGACTCTCCCTGTATCATGGAGGTGAGTGGTACAGACTCTCCCTGTATCATGGAGGTGAGTGGTATAGACTCTCCCTGTATCATGGAGGTGAGTGGTATAGACTCTCCCTGTATCATGGAGGTGAGTGGTATAGACCCTCCCTGTGTCATGGAGGTGAGTGGTATAGACCCTCCCTGTGTCATGGAGGTGAGTGGTATAGACCCTACCTGTGTCATGGAGGTGAGTGGTATAGACTCTCCCTGTGTCACGGAGGTGAGTGGTCTAGACTCTCCTTGTATCATGGAGGTGAGTGGTATAGACTCACTGTAACTTTGAGATGAGTGGTATAGACTCTCACTGTATCATTGAGATGAGTGGTATAGACTACAGTATCTATATTACAGCCGTCATGGCTGCTGAACTGGTGCCAGTGCTCTCTGTTCCTTTCACCTGATCTACGTTTGTGGTTCAGTTGATTTGTTTAAAAGCAGGAATTGATCAATACTTCATTTTGTTTGAAACCAGTTCGACAACCTAATTTACTTCACTTGTACTTGCAAAAGAACCATCAGTACACCATCAAGTACAGAATTACCAATATGGTCCTATGTCGGTGTAGTGTGTCAAATGTGCCTCTGTTATGTCGTTTTCCAGTTAGTTTCCATGATCGTGTCAGTGGTGTTGTTCGTAAGGCTGGGCAACGACTACTACTAGAGCAGCACTCCAACCATCTTCGGACGTCCTCGAGCCGTCATCCCAATAAACGCACCTTGCACAGAAAAGTCTCTCTCAAACATATGTGGTCATTAGGAATACTTTTATACGTCAGTCATGTCCAGATGGAATATCTACAGGGCAAAGCGGGAGATGTGTGTTTAAAACGAGAGGGGTTTTGCTtaagaaaatgaaaacaaaatattGCAGAAACAACCCCAAAATATATATGTCTGCCAAAGTGACAACCTCAATGAATATTGTGTTTGGAGGAGTGAATGCTATGTGGCCTGCTTTCATACTACAAACATTGATAGGAGGACCTAGGCTACTGTAGATCATCAAAAGCCTGCAGACAAAATGTAATCTTATCAGACAAGAGTGCCCTCTTGTGGCCAAATGTGGTATGGTTCTGAATCGCCACCCAGACAGTGCTCTCAATGGAAGCCTCAGGCCTGAGAAACAGAACATTATTGCTGGTCAGGGCCTCACTGAGATCAGTATCTGTAAGCAGAATAATAAAATGACCCCTGGGAATGAGATGAAGGGGTGGCAATGGGAAAGTCAGCGGACCAATTAACACCCAGCCTCCCCATGAGAACTACCGCCGTGGCAGGCAGCCAGTGAGTGATCAGGCCACGGGTGAGCGAGCACAGGAGAGCCTAATGGCATTACGATAGGGTAATCACAGAAGACCACAGGCTGCTCGTCGAGATGAATCCAGAGTGAAATGGCTGTTTACCCACTGAACGTAAAACCATGATTAGGGGGTTAGTGCCTTGATGAGAGGTGAAACTGATTCTCATTGGTTATCAAACCTTTTATTATTGGCTTGGTTACACATGTTGCAATGAAGCACAATGTTACCCATGTGGTTGTTCAAAGGTCAAATTTTCAACACGTCAACACTCAATTGAGACACAGTCTGGCATAGAAACACTCAAGTTTTCTGCATGCTTTATAGGGTTACATAcacaaaataatttcataatttgaATTCTACCAGATGATATCCTACAGACTTACACAAAATGTTTGTACTAAACACTAAAACGTTTCCTTTCATGTTTCAAATGTCCCTCTCGTCCTGATACCTAGGTGTGATGCAAGATTTAGGATGGGAATTCTGACACCTTTCATGGTCTTTGAGGGGTCTGGAAGCTGTGGCCTTTAAAAAGGCTTGCATCTACTTCAGTGTTTCACAGAACTGACAGCAAGGTTACCATTTTGGACCTTGAACCACAAAACAAGCTATAGACAAGAAATTATTTTCGTATATTCTAACTTTTTAAAAGTTTATCCGTAATATTTTCGTTTGAGGAAATGAATGCACTTATGACTTTTGTGTTTTTACCGGCTGTGGCTGCTTTGGCTTTTCCATTTCCTCGCCACGGCTTTCGTCCTTTTGGCAAGAGGACACATGACTTTGAATCATCCGGTTACGGCCCAGACGAACCTAGTCGAGGAATTGTAAAAGTGGTCAAACTTGACCCGCATAATTCAGCCCACTCTGGTGTTTTTAGGCGTGGACTAGTCCCAAGAACCGTACCGAGTTCGAGGGTGCCCTTCCCGGCCTTCTTGGCCATGGGCCGTCCGGGACCTGCACTTCCCGCTAAATTTGCTGTCCCTCCGCTGCCAAACCTGCGTCGTGAGAGCCAATCCGGGTTGGATATGAAGAAGAAACAAGGCTTGGCGATGTGGCAGAAAGCTATGAACAAAGGCGACCATGGTAAAATGTCCATGTCCATGCCTCTCCCCGTCACCCTGAAGGACGCTGGCAAACAGACCTGCACCGCGGTGCCTTTTACGCATGTAAGACCTATAATCATTTTAAAGCTTACCTTGATGTGGGTGTATAAAACAGAAAATGCGAAGTGCTTATACATATTTATTATGGTAATTAAGCGAAAGGTAATTTGCATTGAAATCACCTAACCTCGAAAATATATTTCCTAAACAGCGGGTGACAGACGATGGATGCGACTCTGTGACAGTTCACAACAATCTGTGCTTCGGTCAGTGCAGTTCACTCTTCGTCCCGTCAGAAGGGGAATTCGTAGGCCTGTCTGGACCAGGACGCCGTCGTGCGCCCTGTTCCCGGTGCGCTCCGTCCAAGGCACGCACTGTCGTGGTGCCACTGCGCTGTGGAACAGAAGTGCGGGAAAAGCGTgtgatggtggtggaggagtgCAAATGCGAGACAGGCCGGGAAGAGGGGAAAGTAGAGGCCTCGCATATGTAACTGATGCTCACTTGTTCCCTTCTGATGAGCAAGCCCAGTAGGCCTGGTCTTGAAATACTATATCAAGTTCAACATTtgtatgttttgtatgtctACTTAATGAGTCTGAATAGTTTTGTTCAGAGAGAAACGATTTGGAGGCAAATGCCACCAACGATTATTGACATGTGACCTGGAGTCATGCAGTTTTCTGTTAACGTTTGAGTAATCCACTCTGGATGGTGTAATGTAACATAATGCATAATTTAAACACAATTATAGTGTTGTTTTTGTATACTATTAAAACTTTATTTTAAAGGCTTGGCTCTACACTTGTTTTCCCCTCCTTTCTGTGATTTCACaatttgaaacatttatgtTGACATGCAAGACCTATTGTGAGCAtgaaaaacattttgtttttcaTCCACTAATTCTCCACTTCTGGTACATTATCTGATCCCATATTTTATTAAAATCCTTTGTTTGACTGAACTTGtgcaacacacactgcacttaCAGCTAAAAGCACCAATAACTTGTGCGTATACGAGAGCTATTGAACAAGGGGCGCTTAAGAGTAAGCAGACATAATTGTTTCAGCATGAATACTGAATTATGTATTAGCCTCCCATTCTCCTCCAATCTCCATTCAGAGTGGTGGGAATTCTTACATCCTTGTCCACAGATGCACTTGAGTGTGTTTTTCAGCCCGGGCCACATAAACgcattattcatttatttcttgGCACCTGGAGC harbors:
- the LOC136965701 gene encoding tetraspanin-16-like, with translation MARLHHTYAIMRNLLLLLSSILILSGLVLLGMGVWIMYGAATFVQVMGSFSVHLVTLSYICVGVGGVLALLGIVGYLGAKKENRCLILLYFSVVTTLFIAELMGTITVLFYKDLVEFTIREASKKTLMTAYIGPASTDPISSAWNSVMIKNKCCGFDNSTEDFKNSVFSTNTGLLYPKACCVNMKDPICDGLTIEEGLLHKASCLSKLVTVIKDQSVIIGSTAAVICIMELVSMIVSVVLFVRLGNDYY
- the dand5 gene encoding DAN domain family member 5; this translates as MNALMTFVFLPAVAALAFPFPRHGFRPFGKRTHDFESSGYGPDEPSRGIVKVVKLDPHNSAHSGVFRRGLVPRTVPSSRVPFPAFLAMGRPGPALPAKFAVPPLPNLRRESQSGLDMKKKQGLAMWQKAMNKGDHGKMSMSMPLPVTLKDAGKQTCTAVPFTHRVTDDGCDSVTVHNNLCFGQCSSLFVPSEGEFVGLSGPGRRRAPCSRCAPSKARTVVVPLRCGTEVREKRVMVVEECKCETGREEGKVEASHM